A region from the Dehalococcoidia bacterium genome encodes:
- the hemC gene encoding hydroxymethylbilane synthase produces the protein MTRARTVRVGTRTSPLAMRQTQAVIDLLSARHPGVRWDVVGITTRGDIRRTASLESLGRGVFVKEIEAALLGDKIDMAVHSLKDLPTEPTPGLAVAAYPVRDDPRDALVSRHGLPFERLPLGARIGTSSVRRAAQALAARPDVVVRPLRGNVDTRLRKALTDEYDAIIVAAAGVLRL, from the coding sequence GTGACTCGCGCTCGCACCGTCCGCGTCGGGACACGCACCAGCCCCCTCGCGATGCGTCAGACGCAGGCCGTCATTGACCTGCTCTCCGCGCGACATCCCGGCGTCCGGTGGGATGTGGTCGGCATTACGACCAGGGGCGACATTCGGCGGACCGCCTCCCTCGAAAGCCTGGGCAGGGGCGTGTTCGTGAAGGAAATCGAGGCGGCGCTCCTTGGCGACAAGATAGACATGGCTGTCCACAGCCTGAAGGACCTGCCCACGGAGCCGACGCCCGGCCTCGCCGTCGCCGCGTACCCCGTGCGGGACGACCCGCGCGACGCCCTGGTCTCCCGCCACGGCCTGCCTTTTGAGCGCCTGCCGCTCGGCGCCAGGATTGGCACGAGCAGTGTGCGGCGCGCCGCGCAGGCGCTGGCCGCCAGGCCTGACGTAGTAGTGCGGCCTCTGCGCGGCAACGTGGACACCCGCCTGCGCAAGGCGCTCACGGACGAGTACGACGCCATCATCGTCGCGGCGGCGGGCGTCCTGCGCCTGG